In Coriobacteriaceae bacterium, a single window of DNA contains:
- a CDS encoding DMT family transporter: protein MAQYAANEIENMPDSPVAREDLGAGGIPRGAGARSPLFWKVLLLSVAVTWGYSFTTMKDALDTIPVFELLYVRFLPAALVMFAVFHKRITAHFNARNLIVGLSMGVLMWAAYALQTVGLAHTTAGKNAFLTGTYCILVPFASYFLSGEKLTRYNLGAALLCLAGIGLVALDSVEFNIGDAITLAGAVFFAIQMAVTAKYGRKMDINVITFWMFVGNGVLSLVSSLLFETQAPLSVWTPSFIGVMAFLSVGCTCVALLIQNVGLAHVPASTGSLLLSMESPSGVLFSVLLMGEALTSRLLAGFALIFLSIILSETHFDFLRKKPRARL, encoded by the coding sequence ATGGCCCAATACGCTGCCAACGAAATCGAAAACATGCCCGATAGCCCTGTGGCCCGTGAGGATTTGGGCGCGGGCGGTATTCCCAGGGGTGCCGGCGCACGCTCTCCGCTGTTCTGGAAGGTTTTGCTACTTTCGGTGGCGGTCACCTGGGGCTACTCCTTTACCACTATGAAGGACGCCCTCGACACCATTCCGGTGTTCGAGCTGCTCTATGTACGCTTTCTGCCTGCAGCGTTGGTCATGTTTGCCGTCTTCCACAAGCGCATCACTGCACATTTCAACGCTCGCAATCTGATTGTTGGCCTGAGTATGGGCGTGCTTATGTGGGCGGCCTATGCGTTGCAGACGGTCGGCCTGGCGCATACTACGGCAGGCAAGAATGCTTTTTTGACGGGCACGTATTGCATCCTTGTGCCGTTCGCGAGCTATTTTCTGAGCGGCGAAAAACTCACCCGCTATAACCTGGGTGCAGCACTGCTGTGCTTGGCGGGCATTGGCCTGGTGGCGCTCGATAGCGTCGAGTTCAACATCGGTGACGCCATTACGCTGGCGGGTGCGGTCTTCTTCGCCATCCAGATGGCGGTGACCGCCAAGTACGGTCGCAAAATGGACATCAACGTCATCACGTTTTGGATGTTTGTGGGCAACGGCGTGCTGAGCCTGGTATCGTCGCTGCTCTTCGAGACCCAAGCGCCTCTATCCGTGTGGACGCCGAGCTTTATCGGTGTGATGGCGTTTCTCTCGGTGGGCTGTACGTGCGTGGCCCTGCTCATCCAAAACGTCGGCCTGGCGCATGTCCCGGCCTCGACGGGCTCGCTGCTCCTTTCGATGGAGTCGCCTTCGGGTGTGCTGTTCTCGGTGCTGCTGATGGGGGAGGCGCTCACCTCGCGTCTGCTCGCCGGCTTCGCACTCATCTTCCTATCGATCATTTTGAGCGAGACGCATTTCGACTTTTTGCGCAAAAAGCCGCGAGCGCGATTGTAA
- a CDS encoding M20 family metallopeptidase codes for MAPALSDLQPQPAPQTTTVAQAAIGNGLVTEARAFADELAAWRHDLHQTPELGNNLPQTSAFIQARLDEMDIPYAVLVDGSCVVGLIGAGAAAAARDNGTCTDKQAGTVIMLRGDMDALPVAEESGESFASINGCMHACGHDMHATALLGAARLLKVREAELVDANATVKLLFQPGEETFEGARAAIADGLLENPRPQAAFAMHVNSQSPLGLVLYGSPALSGVYGFRITLQGKGGHGSSPEICIDPITAGVHVHLALQELIAREVPAAKEVALTVGKFAGGQAANVIPDTCVLEGTLRGFDVELMEHLKTRIAEVVNGVAATYRTPATIETLSDVPPLVLDDGMTQASLGYVGATLPKAAFLPLFHAMASEDFALISSEIPSAYFTVGAAVTDTDEHFAQHHPKARFNDAELPLGAAAYTAVALGYIADHRE; via the coding sequence ATGGCACCAGCTCTGTCCGATCTTCAACCGCAACCAGCGCCTCAGACCACTACGGTGGCGCAGGCCGCTATCGGCAATGGCCTGGTCACAGAAGCTCGGGCTTTTGCAGACGAGCTCGCTGCGTGGCGACACGATCTCCATCAAACGCCTGAGCTCGGTAACAACCTTCCACAGACGTCCGCCTTTATCCAGGCACGTCTCGACGAGATGGATATTCCCTATGCCGTGCTTGTTGACGGCTCCTGTGTCGTTGGCCTTATCGGTGCCGGCGCGGCAGCTGCTGCTCGGGATAACGGTACGTGCACGGACAAGCAGGCCGGTACGGTTATCATGCTCCGTGGCGATATGGATGCCCTGCCTGTTGCCGAGGAGTCGGGAGAGTCTTTTGCCTCTATCAATGGCTGTATGCACGCATGCGGACACGATATGCACGCGACGGCGCTGCTTGGTGCGGCGCGCCTGCTCAAGGTCCGCGAGGCCGAGCTTGTCGACGCCAATGCTACTGTCAAGCTGCTGTTCCAGCCGGGCGAGGAGACCTTTGAGGGGGCACGCGCTGCCATCGCCGATGGCTTGCTCGAGAACCCGCGTCCTCAGGCGGCTTTTGCCATGCACGTTAACAGCCAATCGCCACTCGGCCTGGTGCTCTATGGGAGCCCGGCGCTCTCGGGCGTGTACGGTTTCCGTATCACGCTGCAGGGCAAGGGTGGCCACGGTTCCAGCCCCGAGATCTGCATCGATCCCATCACGGCCGGCGTGCATGTGCACCTGGCGCTTCAGGAGCTTATCGCTCGCGAAGTGCCGGCGGCCAAGGAGGTCGCACTGACCGTGGGCAAGTTTGCCGGTGGCCAAGCGGCCAACGTCATCCCAGACACCTGCGTGCTCGAAGGCACGTTGCGCGGCTTCGACGTCGAGCTCATGGAGCACCTCAAGACCCGCATCGCCGAGGTCGTCAACGGTGTGGCCGCAACGTATCGCACGCCGGCGACTATCGAGACGCTTTCGGATGTTCCGCCGCTGGTACTCGACGACGGCATGACGCAGGCGTCGCTTGGCTATGTGGGTGCGACGCTGCCCAAGGCCGCCTTCCTGCCGTTGTTCCACGCCATGGCGAGCGAGGACTTCGCTTTGATCTCGAGCGAGATCCCGAGTGCGTACTTTACCGTGGGCGCCGCTGTAACCGATACGGATGAGCATTTTGCCCAGCACCATCCCAAGGCGCGCTTTAACGATGCCGAGCTGCCGCTCGGTGCCGCGGCTTATACCGCCGTCGCTTTGGGCTATATCGCCGACCACAGGGAGTAA
- the hisS gene encoding histidine--tRNA ligase gives MQAQKAEGTRDLIGAEMRAWQKMQQIAAGVFEPFGFKPIETPAIEQVDVFVHGIGQSTDVVRKEMFRVFSGANLERVFTEGTDTKLKPKQRLALRPEGTAGVVRAVVENNLVPQGSTPFKAYYAEAMFRGERPQKGRLRQFHQVGIEWLGAPDPAADAECIIMLMEFYKRLGFDLSKLRLLINSMGDAQCRPAYREQVKQFILDHADEMCDECRERAELNPLRAFDCKNDHCREIMAEAPLMGDNLCDECREHYEQVKRYLDAAGIEYVEDPTLVRGLDYYTRTVFEVEAPGAGVGSIGGGGRYDGLVELEGGKPTAGVGFAVGFERALLALQAFGSDLGADEAPCVYVANAGKELRQNVFAITQELRAAGIVTEADYQGRSLKAQFKQADKVGAKLILVLGGDELAAGKVKVRDMESHDEALVDLANVVEAVRERL, from the coding sequence ATGCAGGCACAGAAGGCGGAGGGAACCCGCGACCTTATCGGCGCCGAGATGCGCGCCTGGCAAAAGATGCAGCAGATCGCTGCCGGCGTGTTCGAGCCGTTTGGCTTTAAGCCCATCGAGACGCCCGCGATCGAGCAGGTGGACGTCTTTGTCCACGGCATCGGCCAGTCGACCGACGTCGTGCGCAAGGAGATGTTCCGCGTGTTTAGCGGCGCCAACCTGGAGCGCGTCTTTACCGAGGGTACCGATACCAAGCTCAAGCCCAAGCAGCGCCTGGCCCTTCGCCCCGAGGGCACGGCCGGTGTGGTGCGCGCCGTCGTGGAGAACAACCTGGTGCCCCAGGGCTCCACGCCGTTTAAGGCCTACTATGCCGAGGCCATGTTCCGCGGCGAGCGTCCCCAGAAGGGTCGTCTGCGTCAGTTCCACCAGGTGGGTATCGAGTGGCTCGGCGCTCCCGATCCGGCGGCAGACGCCGAATGCATCATCATGCTCATGGAGTTCTACAAGCGCCTGGGCTTCGATCTTTCCAAGCTTCGTCTGCTCATTAACTCGATGGGCGACGCCCAGTGCCGTCCGGCCTATCGCGAGCAGGTCAAGCAGTTCATTCTCGATCACGCCGACGAGATGTGCGATGAGTGCCGCGAGCGCGCCGAGCTTAACCCGCTGCGCGCCTTCGACTGCAAGAACGACCATTGCCGCGAGATCATGGCCGAGGCTCCGTTGATGGGTGACAACCTGTGCGACGAGTGCCGTGAGCACTACGAGCAGGTCAAGCGCTATCTGGATGCCGCCGGCATCGAGTATGTCGAGGATCCCACCCTGGTGCGCGGCCTGGACTACTACACCCGTACCGTCTTTGAGGTCGAGGCCCCCGGCGCCGGCGTCGGCTCCATCGGCGGCGGCGGTCGCTACGACGGTCTGGTCGAGCTCGAGGGCGGCAAGCCCACGGCCGGCGTCGGCTTCGCCGTCGGTTTTGAGCGCGCCCTGCTGGCCCTGCAGGCCTTTGGCAGCGACCTGGGCGCCGATGAGGCCCCGTGTGTCTACGTCGCCAACGCCGGCAAGGAGTTGCGCCAGAACGTCTTTGCCATTACGCAGGAGCTTCGCGCCGCAGGTATCGTGACCGAGGCCGACTATCAGGGCCGTTCGCTCAAGGCCCAGTTTAAGCAGGCCGATAAGGTGGGCGCCAAGCTCATCTTGGTCCTGGGTGGCGACGAGCTTGCCGCCGGCAAGGTCAAGGTGCGCGACATGGAGAGCCATGACGAGGCCCTCGTCGATCTGGCCAACGTGGTCGAGGCGGTTCGCGAGCGCCTGTAG